One stretch of Segatella copri DNA includes these proteins:
- a CDS encoding amidophosphoribosyltransferase, translating to MEPLKHECGVAMIRLLKPLEYYQQKYGTWMYALNKLYLMMEKQHNRGQEGAGMACVKLGGKPGHEYMFRERAEGKNAVTEIFGKANANFKSLTPEQLADAKFAKEELPFAGELYMGHLRYSTTGKSGIQYVHPFLRRNNWKAKNLCLCGNFNMTNVDEIFEELTKQGQSPRIYSDTYIMLELMGHRLDREVERNFVAAKAMEMQNTDITNYIEDHVKMSNVLKTTMKNFDGGYVVCGITGSGEMFSMRDPWGIRPAFYYKNDEIVVVASERPVLQTTFDLEAEEVQELMPGTALLVKKNGECSIERIMEQKGDSACSFERIYFSRGSDKDIYKERKQLGEQLTQPILKAVDYDVDHTVFSYIPNTAEVAYYGMLSGFKKYLNETKIEQIANLDHVPSKEELYEILGDFVRSEKIAWKDIKLRTFITEGNSRNDLASHVYDVTYGSIEPNVDNLVIIDDSIVRGTTLKESILRILDRLHPKKIVVVSSAPQIRYPDYYGIDMARLEEFCVFRAAIQLLKERKMEDLIEQTYEACKAELAKPKEEQINPVRSIYKPFSTEEINEKIVEMLRPEGMTTPIQLVFQSIEGLREAIPNHKGDWYFTGHYPTPGGTKLCNQSFVNYIENVYHK from the coding sequence ATGGAACCATTGAAACATGAGTGTGGTGTAGCAATGATCAGATTGCTCAAGCCACTGGAGTATTACCAGCAGAAGTATGGTACTTGGATGTACGCACTCAACAAACTCTATCTGATGATGGAGAAGCAGCACAACCGTGGCCAGGAGGGTGCTGGTATGGCTTGTGTCAAACTGGGCGGTAAGCCTGGTCATGAGTATATGTTCCGTGAGCGTGCAGAGGGCAAGAATGCCGTGACCGAAATCTTCGGCAAGGCGAATGCCAACTTCAAGAGCCTGACTCCCGAGCAGCTTGCTGATGCAAAGTTCGCTAAAGAGGAACTGCCTTTTGCAGGCGAACTTTATATGGGACACCTGCGCTACAGTACCACCGGAAAGAGTGGTATTCAGTATGTGCACCCATTCCTGCGACGTAACAACTGGAAGGCGAAGAACCTCTGCCTTTGTGGTAACTTCAACATGACCAACGTAGATGAAATCTTCGAGGAACTGACCAAGCAGGGCCAGAGTCCTCGCATCTACAGCGACACCTACATCATGCTTGAACTGATGGGGCACCGTCTGGACAGAGAGGTGGAGCGCAACTTCGTAGCTGCAAAGGCGATGGAGATGCAGAATACCGATATCACCAACTATATAGAAGACCACGTGAAGATGAGCAATGTACTCAAGACCACGATGAAGAACTTTGATGGCGGTTATGTGGTTTGCGGTATCACCGGTTCGGGTGAAATGTTCTCTATGCGCGACCCTTGGGGCATCCGTCCTGCGTTCTATTACAAGAACGATGAAATCGTGGTAGTAGCCAGCGAGCGCCCTGTACTCCAGACCACCTTCGACCTGGAGGCAGAGGAAGTGCAGGAACTGATGCCGGGCACGGCGCTTCTCGTGAAGAAGAACGGAGAGTGCAGCATCGAGCGCATCATGGAGCAGAAGGGCGATTCAGCCTGCTCATTCGAGCGCATCTACTTCAGTCGTGGTTCCGACAAGGATATCTATAAGGAGCGTAAGCAGTTGGGGGAGCAGTTGACCCAGCCTATCCTGAAGGCTGTGGATTATGATGTAGACCACACCGTGTTCAGCTATATCCCGAACACTGCCGAGGTGGCTTACTATGGCATGTTGAGCGGTTTCAAGAAGTATCTTAATGAGACCAAGATTGAGCAGATTGCCAACCTCGACCATGTTCCTTCAAAAGAAGAATTATACGAAATCCTCGGCGACTTCGTCCGCTCAGAAAAGATAGCATGGAAGGATATCAAACTCCGTACCTTTATCACTGAGGGCAACAGTCGTAACGACCTGGCGAGCCATGTGTATGATGTAACCTATGGAAGCATTGAGCCGAATGTGGATAATCTTGTCATTATCGATGATAGTATCGTGCGCGGTACAACCCTGAAGGAGAGTATTCTCCGCATCCTCGACCGTCTGCATCCTAAAAAGATCGTAGTGGTTTCCAGTGCCCCTCAGATCCGTTATCCGGATTATTACGGTATCGATATGGCAAGACTGGAAGAGTTCTGCGTGTTCCGTGCTGCCATCCAGCTTTTGAAAGAGCGCAAGATGGAAGACCTTATCGAGCAGACCTATGAGGCTTGCAAGGCAGAACTGGCAAAGCCAAAGGAGGAGCAGATCAATCCGGTACGCTCCATCTATAAGCCATTCAGCACCGAGGAAATCAACGAGAAGATAGTAGAGATGCTTCGCCCAGAGGGCATGACTACTCCTATCCAACTCGTATTCCAAAGCATCGAGGGCTTGCGCGAGGCGATTCCAAACCACAAGGGCGACTGGTATTTCACCGGTCATTATCCAACCCCAGGCGGCACGAAGCTCTGCAACCAGTCGTTTGTAAACTACATCGAAAACGTTTATCATAAATAA
- a CDS encoding polysaccharide biosynthesis/export family protein: protein MKKLVSSVLVALTILLVLGSCGSTKNVAYFQNADSISLAASRMLYEAKIMPKDELTITVITTDPKAAMPFNLSVSQTLGTGGQLSYGSGSLQGYLVDNDGNIEFPVVGTLHVGGLTKKQAEDLIKNKVKPYLAEKENPIVTVRMGSYHVSVLGEVEKPGIIYAPQEKMSILEALAQCGDLTIYGKRDNVLLIRQDAAGEKHTYRMNLNDANIINSPFYYLQQNDIIYVEPNKVKAQNSSIGSSTTLWFSAVGTLISIASLIVNILR from the coding sequence ATGAAAAAACTCGTTAGTTCAGTTTTAGTCGCTTTGACTATACTCTTAGTACTTGGCAGTTGTGGAAGTACTAAGAATGTAGCTTATTTCCAAAATGCAGATTCTATCAGCTTGGCTGCTTCAAGAATGCTTTATGAAGCCAAGATTATGCCTAAGGACGAACTTACAATTACAGTAATTACAACAGATCCAAAGGCTGCCATGCCTTTCAACCTCTCTGTCTCTCAAACATTGGGTACAGGCGGACAGCTGAGTTATGGTAGTGGTTCCCTGCAAGGATATCTGGTTGATAATGATGGTAATATTGAGTTTCCTGTTGTTGGAACCTTGCATGTCGGTGGTTTGACCAAGAAGCAGGCTGAAGATCTCATCAAGAATAAGGTGAAGCCTTATCTGGCAGAAAAAGAAAATCCTATTGTTACGGTTCGCATGGGCAGTTACCATGTATCTGTATTAGGTGAAGTAGAAAAGCCAGGAATTATTTATGCTCCACAGGAGAAGATGAGTATTCTTGAAGCTTTGGCACAGTGTGGCGACTTAACCATCTATGGTAAGCGTGACAATGTATTATTGATTCGTCAGGATGCAGCAGGAGAGAAGCATACTTATCGTATGAACTTGAATGATGCAAATATTATTAATTCACCATTCTATTATCTGCAGCAGAATGATATTATCTATGTAGAACCAAATAAGGTGAAAGCTCAAAACTCATCTATCGGTTCATCTACTACATTGTGGTTCTCTGCCGTTGGAACATTGATTTCTATTGCATCATTGATTGTCAATATCTTGCGATAG
- the carA gene encoding glutamine-hydrolyzing carbamoyl-phosphate synthase small subunit, which yields MKKVTLVLSDGTKFHGKSFGYDAPVAGEVVFNTAMMGYPESLTDPSYAGQLMTLTFPLVGNYGVPPFTFEENGLPTFMESDKIYASAIIVNDYSEQYSHWNAVESLADWLKREKVPGITGIDTRELTKVLREHGVMMGKILFDDEPDNIPEANYEGVNFVDQVSCKEIIRYNEGAGKKVVLVDCGVKANIIRCLINRGVEVIRVPWNYDYTDMDFDGLFLANGPGDPDMCEDAVNIIRKQISQSRKPICGICMGNQLLSKAAGATIYKLKYGHRSHNQPVRMVGTNNCYITSQNHGYAVDAKTLGNDWEELFVNMNDGSNEGIRHKVNPWFSSQFHPEACSGPVDTEFMFDKFVETLK from the coding sequence ATGAAAAAAGTAACCTTAGTTTTGAGCGATGGAACCAAGTTCCATGGCAAATCTTTTGGATATGACGCTCCTGTAGCGGGCGAGGTTGTGTTCAACACAGCCATGATGGGATATCCAGAGAGTTTGACCGACCCTTCTTACGCCGGTCAGTTGATGACACTTACATTCCCTCTCGTGGGCAACTATGGTGTGCCACCATTTACTTTTGAGGAGAATGGTTTGCCAACCTTCATGGAGAGTGACAAGATTTATGCTTCTGCCATCATCGTGAATGATTACAGCGAGCAGTACAGCCACTGGAATGCAGTGGAGAGTCTTGCCGACTGGTTGAAGCGCGAAAAGGTGCCAGGAATCACAGGCATCGACACCCGTGAGTTGACTAAGGTGCTTCGTGAGCATGGTGTGATGATGGGTAAGATTCTCTTTGATGATGAACCAGACAACATCCCTGAGGCAAACTACGAGGGTGTAAACTTCGTTGACCAGGTGAGCTGCAAGGAGATTATCCGTTACAACGAGGGTGCCGGCAAGAAGGTGGTTCTCGTTGACTGCGGTGTGAAGGCAAACATCATCCGTTGCCTCATCAACAGAGGCGTAGAGGTGATCCGTGTGCCATGGAATTACGATTACACCGATATGGACTTCGACGGCCTGTTCCTGGCAAATGGTCCTGGTGACCCGGATATGTGTGAGGATGCAGTAAACATTATTCGCAAGCAGATCAGTCAGAGCCGCAAGCCTATCTGCGGTATCTGTATGGGTAACCAGTTGCTTTCTAAGGCAGCCGGTGCTACTATCTACAAGTTGAAGTATGGTCACCGTTCACACAACCAGCCTGTGCGCATGGTAGGAACCAACAATTGCTACATCACCTCTCAGAACCACGGTTATGCCGTTGATGCCAAGACATTGGGCAACGACTGGGAGGAGCTTTTTGTAAATATGAATGATGGCTCTAACGAGGGTATCCGCCACAAGGTGAACCCTTGGTTCTCAAGCCAGTTCCACCCAGAGGCTTGCTCAGGTCCTGTGGATACAGAGTTCATGTTTGATAAGTTTGTAGAAACACTTAAATAA
- the carB gene encoding carbamoyl-phosphate synthase (glutamine-hydrolyzing) large subunit — MKDENIKKVLLLGSGALKIGEAGEFDYSGSQALKALREEGIETVLINPNIATVQTSEGVADQIYFLPVQPYFVERVIQKEKPDGILLSFGGQTALNCGVELYRQGILEKYNVKVLGTPVQAIMDTEDRELFVEKLDEINVKTIKSEACENIEQTRKAAAELGYPVIIRAAYALGGLGSGFADNEEELNKLAEKAFSFSPQVLVEKSLKGWKEIEYEVVRDRYDNCITVCNMENFDPLGIHTGESIVIAPSQTLSNAEYHKLRALAIKIIRHIGIVGECNVQYAFDPKSEDYRVIEVNARLSRSSALASKATGYPLAFVAAKLGMGYGLFELKNSVTKTTSAFFEPALDYVVCKIPRWDLSKFRGVDKELGSSMKSVGEVMAIGRNFEEAIQKGLRMIGQGMHGFVENKELEIDDIDAALREPTDKRVFVISKAMHKGYTVDQIHDLTKIDKWFLEKLKHIIDIDEAMKKCNINTIGQALLRSAKVYGFTDFQVARAVGLEQELGNMHKAALLVRNKRKSYGILPVVKQIDTLAAEYPAQTNYLYVTYAGVKSDITFENDHRSIIVLGSGAYRIGSSVEFDWCGVQALNTIRKEGWRSVMINYNPETVSTDYDMCDRLYFDELTFERVMDIIEMEQPHGVIVSTGGQIPNNLAMHLDAQNVPILGTAAKDIDNAEDRAKFSQMLTNNGINQPEWSALTSMEDIDNFIERVGFPVLVRPSYVLSGAAMNVCSNEEELKRFLQLAANVSEDHPVVVSKFIEHAKEIEMDAVAKNGEVIAYAISEHIEFAGVHSGDATIQFPPQKLYVETVRRVKRVGRQIAKELHINGPFNIQFMARDNDILVIECNLRASRSFPFVSKVLKINLIELATRVMLGLPVEKPHKNLFDLDYVGIKASQFSFNRLQKADPVLGVDMSSTGEVGCLGDDTSTALLKSMLSVGHRIPAKNILLSTGSAKQKVDLLDAAQMLVKHGYKLYATGGSSKFLTENGIENTRVLWPSEEAEGGAPKALEMLHNHEIDMVVNIPKNLTSSELSNGYKIRRAAIDLNVPLITNSRLASAFIYAFCTTKLEDIDIKAWGEYK; from the coding sequence ATGAAAGACGAAAATATAAAGAAGGTGCTCCTCTTAGGTTCTGGAGCCTTGAAGATCGGTGAAGCAGGTGAGTTCGACTACTCAGGTTCGCAGGCCCTGAAGGCATTGCGCGAGGAAGGTATCGAGACTGTGCTCATCAACCCGAATATCGCAACCGTACAGACATCAGAAGGTGTTGCCGACCAGATTTACTTCCTGCCAGTGCAGCCATACTTCGTAGAGCGTGTCATCCAGAAGGAGAAGCCAGACGGAATCCTCCTCAGCTTCGGTGGTCAGACAGCCCTCAACTGTGGTGTGGAACTCTATCGCCAGGGCATCCTGGAGAAATATAATGTCAAGGTATTGGGTACTCCAGTACAGGCTATCATGGATACTGAGGACCGTGAGCTCTTCGTAGAGAAGCTGGATGAAATCAACGTGAAGACCATCAAGAGTGAGGCTTGCGAGAACATCGAGCAGACCCGCAAGGCTGCTGCTGAGCTCGGTTATCCTGTCATCATCCGTGCTGCTTACGCCTTGGGTGGTCTCGGTTCCGGTTTCGCAGACAACGAGGAGGAGCTGAACAAACTCGCTGAGAAGGCTTTCTCTTTCTCTCCACAGGTATTGGTAGAGAAGAGTTTGAAGGGCTGGAAAGAGATTGAGTATGAGGTGGTTCGCGACCGTTACGACAACTGTATCACAGTTTGTAACATGGAGAACTTCGACCCACTGGGAATCCATACTGGTGAGAGTATCGTCATCGCTCCATCTCAGACCCTGAGCAATGCTGAGTATCATAAGCTCCGTGCCCTCGCCATCAAGATTATCCGTCACATCGGAATCGTGGGTGAGTGTAACGTGCAGTATGCCTTCGACCCTAAGAGCGAGGATTATCGTGTAATCGAGGTGAATGCCCGTTTGAGCCGTTCATCAGCCTTGGCATCTAAGGCTACTGGTTATCCTCTTGCCTTCGTTGCAGCCAAGCTCGGTATGGGCTACGGTCTGTTCGAGTTGAAGAACTCAGTAACCAAGACCACATCTGCCTTCTTCGAGCCAGCATTGGACTACGTAGTTTGTAAGATTCCTCGTTGGGACTTGTCTAAGTTCCGTGGCGTAGATAAGGAGTTGGGTTCATCTATGAAGTCAGTAGGTGAGGTAATGGCCATCGGCCGCAACTTCGAGGAGGCCATCCAGAAGGGTCTTCGTATGATTGGTCAGGGCATGCACGGTTTCGTAGAGAACAAGGAGCTTGAAATCGATGATATCGATGCAGCTTTGCGCGAGCCAACAGATAAGCGTGTGTTCGTGATTTCAAAGGCAATGCACAAGGGTTATACCGTAGATCAGATTCACGACTTGACCAAGATTGACAAGTGGTTCCTTGAGAAGTTGAAGCACATCATCGACATCGACGAGGCGATGAAGAAGTGCAACATCAATACCATCGGTCAGGCTCTGCTCCGTTCTGCTAAGGTTTACGGTTTCACCGACTTCCAGGTTGCTCGTGCCGTGGGCTTGGAGCAGGAGTTGGGCAACATGCACAAGGCAGCCCTGCTGGTTCGCAACAAGCGCAAGAGCTATGGCATCCTGCCTGTAGTAAAGCAGATTGATACCCTGGCAGCAGAGTATCCTGCCCAGACCAACTACCTCTATGTAACTTATGCAGGTGTGAAGAGCGACATCACCTTCGAGAACGACCACCGTTCTATCATCGTACTCGGTTCGGGTGCTTACCGCATCGGTTCTTCCGTAGAGTTCGACTGGTGTGGCGTTCAGGCATTGAACACCATCCGCAAGGAAGGCTGGCGCTCAGTGATGATCAACTACAACCCAGAGACCGTATCTACCGACTACGATATGTGCGACCGTCTCTACTTCGACGAGTTGACCTTCGAGCGTGTGATGGATATCATCGAGATGGAGCAGCCTCATGGCGTCATCGTATCTACCGGTGGTCAGATTCCAAACAACCTGGCTATGCACCTGGATGCACAGAACGTGCCAATCCTGGGTACTGCTGCCAAGGACATCGATAACGCTGAGGACCGTGCCAAGTTCTCTCAGATGTTGACCAACAACGGCATCAACCAGCCAGAGTGGAGCGCCCTGACCTCTATGGAGGACATCGACAACTTCATCGAGCGTGTAGGCTTCCCTGTATTGGTTCGTCCAAGTTACGTTCTTTCTGGTGCTGCGATGAACGTATGTTCTAACGAGGAAGAGCTGAAGCGATTCCTGCAGTTGGCTGCCAACGTGAGTGAGGATCACCCAGTGGTAGTAAGTAAGTTTATCGAACATGCCAAGGAGATTGAGATGGATGCTGTGGCAAAGAATGGCGAGGTGATTGCCTATGCGATTTCTGAGCACATCGAGTTTGCCGGTGTTCACTCAGGCGATGCTACCATTCAGTTCCCTCCTCAGAAGTTGTATGTTGAGACAGTTCGTCGTGTGAAGCGAGTAGGTCGTCAGATTGCCAAGGAGTTGCACATCAACGGTCCGTTCAACATCCAGTTCATGGCTCGTGACAATGATATTCTCGTTATCGAGTGTAACTTGCGTGCCAGCCGTTCGTTCCCATTCGTAAGCAAGGTATTGAAGATCAACCTCATCGAGTTGGCTACCCGCGTAATGCTCGGTTTGCCAGTAGAGAAGCCACACAAGAACCTCTTCGATCTCGACTATGTAGGTATCAAGGCATCTCAGTTCAGCTTCAACCGTTTGCAGAAGGCAGACCCAGTATTGGGTGTGGATATGAGCAGTACGGGTGAGGTAGGTTGCTTGGGCGACGATACATCTACCGCACTTCTGAAGAGTATGCTTTCTGTGGGTCATCGCATTCCAGCCAAGAACATCCTGCTTTCTACAGGTTCTGCTAAGCAGAAGGTAGATTTGCTCGATGCAGCCCAGATGCTGGTTAAGCATGGTTACAAGC
- a CDS encoding LemA family protein encodes MEQTMNSNMQPAKRGIKKSWIILGIIVVLVLWMFSGYNGLVEKQELATTELANVQTQYQRRADMMPQLAKIVKAYAKHEKETFAEVTKARAAVGQVKLDANNLTEASLKKYAAAQGELANAFSKLMVVAEKYPELKASENFKALQVQEEGTENRISEARRKYNEAVQNYNQTVRKMPSALIAGLFNFNVMPKFEAAAGAEKAPDLDI; translated from the coding sequence ATGGAACAGACAATGAATTCAAACATGCAACCGGCAAAAAGAGGTATAAAGAAAAGTTGGATTATCCTGGGCATCATAGTTGTGCTGGTACTATGGATGTTCAGTGGTTATAACGGATTGGTAGAGAAACAGGAGTTGGCTACCACAGAGTTGGCTAATGTTCAGACTCAGTATCAGCGTCGTGCAGACATGATGCCACAGTTGGCAAAGATCGTAAAGGCTTATGCCAAGCATGAGAAAGAAACCTTTGCCGAGGTAACCAAGGCTCGTGCTGCTGTTGGTCAGGTAAAGCTGGATGCCAATAATCTTACTGAGGCTAGCCTGAAGAAGTATGCTGCAGCACAGGGCGAGTTGGCGAATGCATTCTCCAAACTGATGGTAGTAGCCGAGAAATATCCTGAGTTGAAAGCCAGCGAGAACTTCAAGGCTCTTCAGGTTCAGGAAGAGGGTACGGAAAACCGCATCAGTGAGGCACGTCGCAAATATAACGAAGCCGTCCAGAACTATAACCAGACGGTTAGGAAAATGCCTAGTGCCCTTATCGCCGGCCTCTTCAATTTCAATGTGATGCCTAAGTTTGAGGCAGCTGCAGGAGCTGAGAAGGCGCCAGACTTGGATATCTAA
- the glmS gene encoding glutamine--fructose-6-phosphate transaminase (isomerizing), whose product MCGIVGYLGKGEAYPALIKGLKRLEYRGYDSAGVALISNDGALNVYKAKGKVADLEAFCSDKDISGHVGIAHTRWATHGEPSAVNAHPHYSSSKNLAMIHNGIIENYADIKKNLIAKGVEFKSETDTEVLVQLIEYIQIKKNLDLLTAVQVALRQVIGAYAIAILDKRNPNQIIAARKQSPLVVGIGKDGEFYLGSDASPIIEYTDKVVYLEDGNIAVMRLGEELQVVNIQNVKLNPEVQTVDIDLGQIEKGGFPHFMLKEIFEQPECLRNCMRGRVVSRTVETRVMTDGDDTTSKKETEMGVVLSSITDHRQQLLNAKRIIIVACGTSWHAGLIGKQMIENYCRIPVEVEYASEFRYRNPVVTKDDVVIAISQSGETADTLAAIKLAKESGAFIYGICNSIGSSIARETDTGTYIHVGPEIGVASTKAFTGQVTVLILLALAIGKERGTISENEYQKITEQLWNIPAKMKEVLKLNNKIADLSRTFTYARNFIYLGRGFQYPVALEGALKLKEISYIHAEGYPAAEMKHGPIALIDSDMPVVVIATHNFMYEKVLSNIQEIKARQGRVIAIVSNGDEIISKIADEVIELPETLECLEPLLATIPLQLLAYHVAVCKGKDVDQPRNLAKSVTVE is encoded by the coding sequence ATGTGTGGCATTGTAGGATATTTAGGTAAGGGTGAGGCTTATCCTGCTCTTATCAAAGGTTTAAAGCGTCTGGAATATCGTGGATATGATAGTGCAGGCGTGGCTCTTATCAGTAATGATGGTGCTTTGAACGTTTACAAAGCAAAGGGTAAGGTGGCAGATCTTGAAGCGTTCTGCTCTGATAAGGATATTTCGGGACATGTGGGTATTGCTCATACTCGTTGGGCTACCCATGGAGAGCCTTCAGCTGTAAATGCTCACCCGCATTATTCCTCTAGCAAGAACCTTGCCATGATTCATAATGGAATCATAGAAAACTATGCCGATATCAAGAAGAATCTCATTGCTAAGGGAGTAGAGTTTAAGAGCGAGACGGATACTGAGGTTCTCGTTCAGCTGATTGAATATATTCAGATAAAGAAAAATCTCGACTTGCTGACTGCCGTTCAGGTGGCTCTCCGTCAGGTAATCGGAGCCTACGCTATCGCTATTCTTGATAAGCGTAACCCTAATCAGATCATTGCTGCCCGTAAGCAGAGTCCGTTGGTTGTAGGTATCGGAAAGGATGGTGAGTTTTATCTCGGTTCTGATGCCAGTCCTATCATCGAATATACAGATAAGGTGGTTTATCTGGAGGATGGTAACATCGCTGTGATGCGCCTCGGTGAGGAATTGCAGGTGGTGAACATCCAGAACGTTAAACTCAACCCTGAAGTACAGACCGTAGACATTGATCTCGGTCAGATAGAGAAGGGTGGTTTCCCTCACTTTATGTTGAAGGAAATTTTTGAGCAGCCAGAGTGCCTTCGTAACTGTATGCGTGGCCGTGTAGTTAGCCGCACAGTGGAAACTCGCGTAATGACTGATGGCGACGATACAACCAGCAAGAAGGAGACAGAGATGGGTGTCGTGCTCAGCTCCATTACCGACCATCGCCAGCAGCTTCTCAATGCCAAGCGAATCATCATCGTGGCTTGTGGTACATCATGGCATGCCGGACTTATCGGCAAGCAGATGATAGAGAACTATTGCCGCATCCCTGTAGAAGTGGAATATGCATCTGAATTCCGTTACCGTAATCCTGTGGTAACGAAGGACGATGTCGTCATCGCCATTTCCCAGAGTGGTGAAACCGCTGATACCCTGGCTGCCATCAAGCTTGCCAAGGAGAGCGGTGCGTTTATCTATGGTATCTGTAACTCGATAGGTTCTTCCATTGCCCGAGAAACAGATACAGGTACCTATATTCACGTAGGTCCGGAGATTGGTGTTGCCTCTACCAAGGCGTTCACTGGTCAGGTTACCGTCCTTATCCTTCTGGCACTTGCCATCGGTAAGGAGAGGGGAACCATCAGCGAAAATGAATATCAGAAGATTACAGAACAGCTTTGGAACATTCCTGCCAAGATGAAGGAAGTGTTGAAGCTCAACAATAAGATAGCTGACTTGAGCCGTACGTTTACATACGCTCGCAATTTCATCTATCTGGGCCGTGGATTCCAGTATCCTGTGGCCCTTGAGGGTGCATTGAAGTTGAAGGAGATTAGCTACATCCACGCTGAGGGTTATCCTGCAGCGGAGATGAAGCATGGTCCTATCGCATTGATTGACAGCGATATGCCAGTGGTAGTTATTGCTACCCACAACTTCATGTACGAGAAGGTCTTGTCTAATATTCAGGAGATTAAAGCCCGTCAGGGTCGTGTTATTGCTATTGTCAGCAATGGCGATGAAATCATTTCCAAGATTGCCGACGAAGTGATTGAACTCCCTGAGACCTTGGAGTGCTTGGAGCCATTATTGGCTACCATTCCTTTGCAGCTCTTGGCTTACCATGTAGCTGTATGTAAGGGCAAGGACGTTGACCAACCTAGAAACTTGGCCAAGTCAGTTACTGTAGAATAA
- the pyk gene encoding pyruvate kinase — MKQTKIVASISDRRCDQNFIRKLFFAGMNVVRMNTAHATEEGIRTIVKNVRAVSPHIGIMIDTKGPEVRTTDVKEPIHYNVGDVVKIFGRPEMESSHDIVNVSYPDIAADVKVGDDLLFDDGELDMKIIDSQGPMLVAEVQNEGVLGAHKSVNVPGEHIDLPALTEKDRRNIELAIELDIDFIAHSFVRNAADVKAVQDILDAHNSDIKIISKIENQEGVDNIDEIIDACYGIMVARGDLGIEVPIERIPGIQRRIISKCVKAQKPVIVATQMLHTMIKNPRPTRAEVTDIANAIFYRTDALMLSGETASGKYPVEAVQTMARIAEQAEKDKSPLNDIDPMEDGKIDQKLFLAHAAIEATKKLGVAGIITDGETGQTARDLAAFRGPNPVLAICYKEKLQRWLNLSYGIIPIHQKDQVSTKAMFTAAVRMLRQKGYLGEEDKIAYLSGSFGEGGGTTFVEINKVKKIFDNSYSFNLPSNGIEDK; from the coding sequence ATGAAACAAACAAAGATTGTCGCTTCCATCAGTGATCGTAGATGTGATCAGAATTTTATCCGAAAACTGTTTTTCGCCGGTATGAACGTTGTTCGTATGAATACTGCTCATGCCACAGAAGAGGGTATACGCACCATCGTAAAGAATGTAAGAGCCGTGTCTCCACATATTGGTATTATGATTGATACCAAAGGTCCTGAGGTGCGAACTACAGATGTGAAGGAACCTATCCACTACAATGTTGGTGATGTAGTGAAAATCTTTGGACGTCCGGAAATGGAGTCTTCTCATGATATTGTGAATGTGAGCTATCCTGACATCGCAGCCGATGTTAAGGTAGGTGATGATTTGCTCTTCGATGATGGTGAACTCGATATGAAGATTATCGACAGCCAGGGGCCTATGCTGGTTGCCGAGGTTCAGAACGAGGGAGTGCTCGGGGCTCACAAGAGCGTGAATGTGCCGGGAGAGCATATCGACCTGCCTGCACTGACAGAGAAAGACCGCCGGAATATTGAACTCGCTATCGAGTTGGATATTGATTTCATCGCTCACTCTTTTGTGCGCAATGCAGCCGATGTGAAGGCAGTTCAGGATATCTTGGACGCTCACAACAGTGATATCAAGATTATCTCAAAGATAGAAAATCAGGAAGGTGTTGATAATATTGACGAGATTATTGATGCCTGCTATGGTATCATGGTTGCCCGTGGTGACCTGGGTATCGAGGTGCCAATCGAGAGAATTCCAGGCATCCAGCGCCGCATCATCTCTAAGTGTGTGAAGGCGCAGAAACCGGTAATCGTTGCTACACAGATGTTGCATACCATGATTAAGAATCCACGTCCTACCCGTGCAGAGGTAACCGATATTGCCAATGCTATCTTCTATCGCACCGATGCGCTGATGCTTTCTGGTGAAACAGCAAGCGGAAAGTATCCTGTAGAGGCTGTGCAGACCATGGCCCGTATTGCTGAGCAGGCAGAGAAGGATAAGTCTCCACTGAATGATATTGACCCAATGGAAGATGGTAAGATTGACCAGAAGCTCTTCCTGGCTCATGCTGCCATTGAGGCTACTAAGAAGTTGGGTGTTGCCGGTATTATTACCGATGGTGAGACTGGTCAGACTGCACGCGACCTGGCAGCCTTCCGTGGCCCAAATCCGGTATTGGCAATCTGCTATAAGGAGAAACTCCAGCGCTGGTTGAATCTGAGCTATGGTATTATTCCAATTCATCAGAAGGATCAGGTTTCTACCAAGGCTATGTTTACCGCAGCGGTACGTATGCTTCGCCAGAAAGGCTACTTAGGTGAGGAGGATAAAATTGCTTATCTGAGCGGTAGCTTTGGAGAGGGGGGAGGCACAACCTTCGTTGAGATTAATAAAGTGAAGAAGATTTTCGATAACAGTTATAGCTTTAATTTGCCATCAAATGGCATCGAAGATAAGTAA